A DNA window from Helianthus annuus cultivar XRQ/B chromosome 15, HanXRQr2.0-SUNRISE, whole genome shotgun sequence contains the following coding sequences:
- the LOC110913610 gene encoding uncharacterized protein LOC110913610, with protein MKVKFVVYTGGKWDLINGNIEYVTGVDSRRRGLEIETDHSYNSFLNYVSKMCDTPNITRLSYRMSTFTDPIDIINDRDVRFFFDLAMQNPFELYKLYVIQESDVGSSGLSCLNNLKAPDLNIPLKESFDILNDECPNLEKNYEKSLTSHNQSGSSSIVFDAGHIFNNKEEMKLELGKKSLLEHFEFKVDRSSKTRYEVSCLGDGCEWRFKAHAIPCGNLWFVKHMNDSHTCSKTQTHPHFRQANPKVLGHFLKEQLKDSGRIYRAKEIVKDFRQRFEVEITNLQAWRGKSYALELLQGTTRDSFAELPIYCYNLKLANPGSVTHILVDEQSRFEMVFVALGAAIRSFMLNLRPVVIIDAAHLKGEFKGTLFLAVGMDGNNQILPLAYGIGKSEDGESWTWFLSKLRDCVGEIADMAIISDRANSIHVGVRNVFPHVYHGLCCRHLMMNLRLPSSKKKEYEALWWKTCKSYRMSDFTESFNALCLAVPRIRQVLTNIGFGRWARAHCPGNRYHYMTSNSAESINSLSRFSRKMPITQLIEFFRESVQKWFYDRRLQGMQESHSLTQWAQKKILKKIEGSRTWTVAGIRVNSFVVDDGGKRGVVDLSNRSCSCRVWQVSGLPCGHVIAVSRFLGEPDCSHYAFSCYSNEVYKKTYEESINPLPHRSEWVIPEGLGSVLPPNITKRQSGRPKENNRILSRGEEPVPVYCSRCRTYGHVRDVCLDPMKSQIRSRKSSAKGKEKETETQSSTDDIFPSYNLAEF; from the exons ATGAAGGTCAAGTTTGTTGTTTATACTGGGGGGAAGTGGGATTTGATTAACGGAAACATTGAGTATGTTACCGGTGTCGATTCAAGGAGACGTGGTTTAGAAATTGAAACAGATCATTCATATAATAGTTTTTTAAACTATGTTTCTAAGATGTGTGATACTCCAAACATTACACGGTTGTCATACCGAATGTCTACGTTTACTGATCCCATCGATATTATTAATGATCGAgatgttagatttttttttgatctGGCGATGCAGAATCCTTTTgaattatataaattatatgtTATTCAAGAGTCTGATGTTGGTTCATCTGGTTTGTCTTGTTTAAACAATTTAAAAGCTCCAGATCTAAATATTCCATTAAAAGAaagttttgatattttaaacgaTGAGTGTCcaaatttagaaaaaaattatgaaaaatcTTTAACGTCTCACAACCAATCAGGTTCTTCATCTATAGTGTTCGATGCCGGTCATATATTCAATAACAAAGAAGAGATGAAGCTCGAGTTGGGAAAGAAATCTTTGTTAGAGCATTTCGAGTTTAAAGTTGATAGATCATCGAAGACGCGGTATGAAGTTTCATGCCTAGGTGATGGTTGTGAATGGCGATTTAAGGCTCATGCTATTCCTTGTGGCAATTTATGGTTTGTTAAACATATGAACGATAGTCACACCTGTTCGAAGACGCAAACACACCCACATTTTCGTCAGGCTAACCCAAAGGTTTTGGGTCACTTTTTGAAGGAACAACTAAAAGACAGTGGTAGGATATATCGAGCGAAAGAGATTGTCAAAGATTTTAGACAAAGGTTCGAGGTTGAGATAACAAACCTTCAAGCTTGGCGTGGTAAAAGCTATGCACTTGAACTACTACAAGGAACTACACGAGACTCTTTTGCGGAACTACCAATATATTGTTACAATTTAAAACTTGCAAATCCTGGAAGCGTTACACACATCTTGGTTGATGAGCAGAGTCGTTTTGAAATGGTTTTTGTTGCTTTAGGGGCGGCG ATTCGTAGCTTTATGTTAAATCTAAGACCTGTTGTTATCATTGACGCGGCACACCTAAAGGGTGAATTTAAAGGGACGTTGTTTTTAGCAGTGGGCATGGATGGAAATAATCAGATTTTACCGCTTGCTTATGGCATTGGAAAATCAGAGGATGGTGAATCTTGGACATGGTTTCTCTCAAAGCTTAGAGATTGTGTTGGTGAAATAGCAGATATGGCGATCATTTCGGATAGGGCGAATTCGATACATGTGGGTGTTAGGAATGTGTTTCCACATGTGTACCACGGCCTGTGTTGTCGTCATTTAATGATGAATTTACGTTTGCCGTCGTCTAAAAAAAAAGAGTACGAGGCACTATGGTGGAAGACGTGTAAATCTTATCGGATGTCTGACTTTACCGAGTCATTTAATGCCTTGTGTCTTGCTGTTCCTCGAATACGCCAGGTTTTAACAAATATTGGGTTTGGTAGATGGGCAAGAGCTCATTGTCCCGGCAATCGATACCACTATATGACATCTAATAGTGCGGAGTCTATAAACTCTTTGTCTAGATTCTCGCGTAAGATGCCGATAACGCAACTTATCGAATTTTTCCGCGAGTCTGTACAAAAATGGTTTTATGACCGTCGATTGCAGGGCATGCAGGAGAGCCATTCACTTACTCAGTGGGCACAGaagaaaattttaaagaaaattgaagGGTCTAGAACCTGGACTGTTGCAGGCATCCGGGTAAACAGCTTTGTTGTTGATGATGGTGGGAAAAGGGGTGTAGTTGATCTTTCGAATCGTTCGTGTAGCTGTCGTGTCTGGCAAGTTTCGGGTTTACCTTGTGGGCATGTGATTGCTGTTTCAAGATTTTTGGGTGAACCTGACTGTAGTCATTATGCTTTCTCGTGTTACTCAAACGAAGTATACAAAAAAACGTATGAAGAATCGATTAATCCTCTGCCTCATAGGTCTGAATGGGTAATACCAGAAGGCCTTGGCAGTGTTTTACCGCCGAATATTACAAAACGTCAATCAGGTCGTCCAAAAGAAAACAACAGAATCTTGTCTCGTGGGGAAGAACCTGTTCCGGTATATTGTTCGCGTTGCCGAACATACGGACATGTTCGTGACGTTTGTTTAGATCCAATGAAATCACAGATTCGTTCACGAAAATCATCAGCCAAAGGAAAAGAGAAAGAGACAGAAACCCAGAGTTCAACGGATGACATTTTTCCATCTTATAATTTAGCAGAATTTTag
- the LOC110911427 gene encoding cysteine-rich receptor-like protein kinase 5 — protein MFFSFLCIGILVIIHTVTAAEFQTHYCDLNISSPINNNTLYYSNLIQVLDSLASDTSISDNQFLHTSTGSIPPDIAYGLYLCRADVLPNDCRNCLLKAREDMNNNTCPFSKAAVFWSDNCMLRYSNFSMVSTMNSSTYIPECNKVNISNLDQEQNNFWQHAKNLMDRLANRASADQKKMFAHDVSSYNETQLIYGYVQCTPDLSGSDCSKCLQASIDRLREYCYGREGARVLAASCNVRYEIYKFLQFSDKPGKKRSSSKLTITVVAIVVFLVVCVAICYFFIVKKWCRPITNSDLKKETGSNIDESEMITEQSLQFELRTIEEATNNFSIENRIGEGGFGVVYKGILPSGLEIAVKRLSNGSAQGSLEFKNEVVLLAKLQHRNLVRLLGFCLHVGEKILIYEYVANHSLDFFLFDPTKQANLDWSTRYKIIRGIARGMLYLHEDSRLRIIHRDLKTSNILLDDEMNPKISDFGMARIICGSQTRAMTNRIVGTYGYMSPEYAMHGHFSVKSDVFSLGVLVLEIISGKKNTCVFQPGYTDLLCHAWNTWKNGEPFKILDSYLVDSISENEALRCINIALLCVQEDDELRPSMASVVLMLNSSSIPLLVPRKSSFCFSEKNQIDTIRAVGDT, from the exons ATGTTTTTTTCATTTCTTTGTATTGGGATTCTTGTTATAATACACACAGTCACTGCTGCTGAATTTCAAACGCATTACTGTGACCTTAACATCAGCAGCCCCATAAACAACAACACCCTTTATTACTCAAATCTCATACAAGTCCTTGACTCACTTGCTTCTGATACCAGCATCAGTGATAACCAATTCTTACACACAAGCACTGGAAGTATTCCACCCGACATAGCTTATGGCCTCTATCTTTGTCGGGCTGATGTTCTCCCAAACGATTGTCGTAACTGTTTGCTCAAAGCGCGTGAAGATATGAACAACAACACATGTCCCTTTTCCAAGGCAGCAGTGTTTTGGAGTGACAACTGTATGTTACGTTATTCCAATTTTTCAATGGTCTCAACGATGAACTCTAGCACTTATATCCCTGAGTGCAACAAAGTTAATATTTCCAATCTGGATCAAGAGCAAAATAATTTCTGGCAACATGCTAAGAATCTGATGGATCGATTAGCCAACCGTGCTTCAGCTGATCAGAAAAAGATGTTTGCACATGATGTATCATCCTACAATGAAACCCAACTGATTTATGGATATGTCCAGTGCACACCGGATTTATCAGGGTCTGATTGTAGTAAGTGTCTCCAAGCGAGCATAGATCGTTTGCGAGAGTACTGTTACGGGAGAGAAGGCGCACGAGTGTTGGCTGCGAGTTGCAATGTTAGATATGAGATCTATAAGTTTTTACAATTCTCAGACAAACCAG GGAAAAAGAGAAGCTCATCAAAACTAACCATAACAGTTGTTGCTATAGTTGTTTTTCTTGTGGTATGTGTGGCCATATGCTATTTCTTCATAGTGAAGAAATGGTGTCGACCCATCACTAATAGTGATTTAAAGAAGGAAACTG GTTCCAATATAGATGAAAGTGAAATGATAACTGAGCAATCTTTACAATTTGAATTGAGAACAATTGAAGAAGCCACAAACAATTTCTCAATAGAGAATAGAATAGGTGAGGGTGGGTTTGGTGTAGTATACAAG GGAATTCTTCCTAGTGGTCTAGAAATAGCTGTGAAGAGGCTATCCAATGGGTCTGCGCAAGGCTCGTTGGAATTCAAGAATGAGGTTGTATTATTAGCCAAGCTTCAACACAGAAATCTAGTCAGACTTTTGGGATTTTGCCTTCATGTTGGGGAGAAGATCCTGATATATGAATATGTTGCTAATCATAGTCTCGACTTCTTTCTATTTG ATCCTACAAAGCAAGCGAATCTAGATTGGTCAACCCGTTACAAAATAATTAGAGGAATTGCTAGAGGGATGTTGTACCTACATGAAGATTCTAGATTGAGAATTATTCATCGGGATCTCAAAACTAGCAACATATTGTTAGATGACGAAATGAATCCAAAAATTTCAGATTTTGGCATGGCAAGGATTATTTGTGGAAGTCAAACACGAGCGATGACAAATAGGATTGTTGGAACTTA TGGGTACATGTCACCAGAGTACGCAATGCATGGCCATTTTTCAGTGAAATCCGATGTGTTCAGTTTAGGTGTATTAGTTCTTGAGATTATTAGTGGAAAGAAGAACACTTGCGTCTTCCAACCAGGCTACACAGACCTTCTATGCCAT GCTTGGAATACATGGAAGAATGGAGAACCATTTAAGATACTTGACTCATATCTGGTGGACTCAATCTCAGAAAATGAAGCCTTACGTTGTATCAATATCGCCTTATTGTGTGttcaagaagatgatgaattaAGACCATCAATGGCTTCTGTAGTCCTCATGCTCAATAGTTCCTCCATTCCATTGCTAGTCCCCAGAAAATCCTCCTTTTGTTTCTCGGAGAAGAATCAGATTGACACAATCAGAGCAGTTGGTGACACATAA